A genome region from Osmerus mordax isolate fOsmMor3 chromosome 27, fOsmMor3.pri, whole genome shotgun sequence includes the following:
- the LOC136937020 gene encoding insulin gene enhancer protein ISL-2-like, with protein sequence MEDRIPPNKCCNAGTGPQGAVWPCLGCGEPIREPGELSVGSDQPWLAGRLYCGRRVRVRSVLSDGQLGALRSCYSRTPRPDAALKLRLAQHTGLSPRVVRVWFQNKRCKDKKSQDKRARRLAEELRDANYRQLRGARLMVVDSPDPPASAVPITVHESPWQQDSPLDPWTDDEDFLFIERLQSLSPSEPLGGELPAGHDADSLTFLSM encoded by the exons ATGGAGGACCGAATCCCTCCCAACAAGT GCTGCAATGCAGGGACTGGTCCACAGGGGGCAGTGTGGCCCTGTCTAGGCTGTGGGGAGCCCATCAGAGAGCCAGGGGAGTTGTCGGTGGGCTCGGACCAGCCCTGGCTCGCAGGGCGTCTGTACTGTG GGCGTAGGGTGCGAGTGCGGAGCGTCCTCAGTGACGGCCAGCTGGGGGCGCTGCGCTCCTGTTACTCGCGGACGCCTCGTCCTGACGCGGCGCTGAAGCTTCGGCTCGCCCAGCACACGGGTCTCAGCCCCCGGGTCGTCAGGGTGTGGTTCCAGAACAAACGCTGCAAGGACAAGAAGAGCCAGGATAAGAGAGCCAGGAGACTGGCTGAAGAACTGAGAgatgca AACTACAGACAGCTTAGAGGAGCCAGACTCATGGTGGTCGATTCTCCGGATCCCCCTGCCTCAGCAGTCCCGATTACAGTCCACGAGTCGCCTTGGCAACAGGACAGTCCACTCGACCCCTGGACTGATGACGAAGACTTCCTCTTCATTGAGCGTCTGCAG AGCTTGTCTCCGTCGGAGCCCCTGGGAGGAGAGCTTCCGGCCGGCCACGACGCCGACTCTCTCACCTTCCTGAGTATGTGA